A single region of the Rhizobium sp. NLR16a genome encodes:
- a CDS encoding DUF2934 domain-containing protein — translation MSDRRHEWISKRAYAIWEEQGRPDGRDSEHWRQAVAERDALERTQASVDGREVLVKFRPKPPRPELPRDGWLTPPAKAG, via the coding sequence ATGAGCGACAGACGCCACGAATGGATTAGCAAGCGGGCCTATGCGATCTGGGAGGAACAGGGCCGCCCTGACGGCCGGGATAGCGAACATTGGCGCCAGGCGGTCGCCGAGCGGGACGCGCTGGAACGCACCCAGGCCTCCGTCGACGGACGTGAAGTGCTGGTGAAGTTTCGCCCGAAGCCGCCACGGCCGGAACTGCCGCGCGACGGCTGGCTCACCCCGCCGGCCAAGGCCGGTTGA
- a CDS encoding DUF4174 domain-containing protein, which translates to MLRSIVHEIIGTPRREPELPQSLEQFRGSKRVLIIFADAQDDRPAIQDEWLRNAQMRLIEEDVEVFIIAGGGAFSLFDDAWELDADDIRERLQGPPYSEFGLILIGRDGSVKLRSGEPRTVEEIFAALDKLPKKAS; encoded by the coding sequence ATGCTGAGATCCATCGTTCATGAAATCATCGGCACACCGCGACGTGAGCCGGAACTCCCGCAATCGCTCGAGCAGTTTCGAGGCAGCAAACGGGTGCTGATCATCTTCGCCGATGCGCAGGACGACCGCCCAGCAATCCAGGACGAATGGTTGCGGAACGCACAGATGCGCCTCATCGAGGAAGACGTCGAAGTTTTCATCATCGCCGGCGGCGGCGCCTTCTCGCTGTTCGACGATGCTTGGGAGCTTGATGCGGACGATATTCGCGAGCGGCTGCAGGGACCGCCTTACAGCGAGTTCGGGCTGATCCTGATCGGGCGTGACGGCTCGGTGAAGCTGCGTTCGGGCGAGCCGCGCACGGTGGAAGAAATTTTCGCCGCGCTGGACAAGCTGCCGAAGAAGGCGTCGTGA
- a CDS encoding ABC transporter ATP-binding protein, with product MSKAAEIDIVSVSKVYGTTTAVHGISLKIPAGSYCCFLGPSGCGKTSTLRMIAGHESISSGDIRLGKTVVTDLPPARRGTAMMFQSYALFPHLDLVDNVAFSLKMKGVDKPQRRAKALEMLKLMQMEPYANRRPAQLSGGQQQRVALARALITDPEALLLDEPLSALDPFLKIRMRAELKKLQKSLGITFVHVTHSQEEAMALADVIVIMNDGRIEQAAAPREVFEKPATAFVARFMGDHNVLSGRVTSSADGMLVMTVPEGQSFSVRGEGREVGEPVDIGIRTDRVRLQVATEWTLGFNGIVANVEYRGSSVKITVLGAGSDDFTVISDDSDYFARPVAVGDAVSLSWEREDAVLLGRASA from the coding sequence ATGTCGAAAGCGGCAGAGATCGATATAGTATCCGTTTCGAAGGTTTACGGAACGACGACGGCCGTGCATGGGATCAGCCTGAAGATTCCGGCCGGTTCCTATTGCTGCTTCCTCGGCCCGTCGGGCTGCGGCAAGACCTCGACGCTGCGAATGATCGCCGGCCATGAGAGCATTTCTTCGGGCGACATCAGGCTCGGCAAAACAGTCGTCACCGATCTTCCGCCAGCCAGGCGCGGCACGGCGATGATGTTCCAGTCCTACGCGCTTTTCCCGCATCTTGACCTGGTCGACAATGTCGCTTTCAGCCTCAAGATGAAGGGCGTCGACAAGCCTCAGCGGCGGGCCAAGGCGCTCGAGATGCTGAAGTTGATGCAGATGGAGCCCTATGCCAACCGGCGTCCGGCTCAGCTTTCCGGCGGCCAGCAGCAGCGTGTGGCGCTGGCCCGCGCCTTGATTACCGATCCGGAGGCGCTGTTGCTCGACGAGCCGCTGTCGGCGCTCGATCCGTTCCTGAAGATCCGCATGCGCGCCGAACTGAAGAAGCTGCAGAAGTCGCTCGGCATCACCTTCGTCCACGTCACCCACAGCCAGGAAGAGGCGATGGCGCTCGCCGACGTCATCGTCATCATGAATGACGGCCGGATCGAGCAGGCGGCGGCACCCCGCGAGGTTTTCGAGAAGCCGGCAACCGCCTTCGTCGCCCGCTTCATGGGTGATCACAACGTCTTGTCCGGCCGGGTGACGTCGAGCGCGGACGGCATGCTCGTCATGACCGTGCCGGAGGGGCAGAGCTTTTCCGTGCGGGGCGAGGGCAGGGAAGTCGGCGAGCCGGTCGATATCGGCATCCGCACCGATCGCGTGCGCCTGCAGGTGGCGACTGAGTGGACACTCGGCTTCAACGGCATCGTCGCTAACGTCGAATATCGCGGCTCCTCGGTGAAGATCACCGTTCTCGGCGCCGGCAGCGACGACTTCACCGTCATATCTGACGATAGCGACTATTTCGCCCGCCCGGTCGCCGTCGGTGACGCGGTCTCACTCAGCTGGGAACGTGAGGATGCGGTGCTTCTCGGCCGCGCCTCTGCATGA
- a CDS encoding GntR family transcriptional regulator, with protein MKSAAKAIQAEEVAETGAHQIRDAIREAIVERRLSPGTKLSEGDVGKLFNVSRTLARAALQALSYEGLVSVEKNRGAFVAYPSPDEARQIFSARRLVEPGILREAAARITPDDIRNLRELLQEEGRLMNERGQTARRAEIKASGDFHLMLAEISGNAIMQRFMEELVARSSLVIALYGQSTASSCGHSEHGDIISAIEGNELDRACRLMLHHIAHIESDLDLRERKSLGLKEAFEL; from the coding sequence ATGAAATCCGCCGCCAAGGCCATCCAGGCCGAAGAAGTCGCCGAAACCGGCGCGCACCAGATCCGCGACGCCATTCGCGAGGCAATCGTCGAGCGCAGGCTTTCCCCCGGCACCAAGCTTTCCGAAGGCGATGTCGGCAAACTTTTCAACGTCAGCCGCACACTTGCCCGCGCGGCGCTGCAGGCGCTTTCCTATGAGGGCCTCGTCAGCGTCGAAAAGAACCGCGGCGCCTTCGTCGCCTATCCCTCCCCTGATGAGGCGCGGCAGATCTTTTCCGCCCGGCGCCTCGTCGAGCCCGGCATATTGCGCGAGGCGGCGGCGCGGATCACCCCCGATGACATCAGGAATCTGCGAGAGCTTTTGCAGGAAGAAGGCCGCCTGATGAACGAGCGCGGCCAGACGGCGCGGCGCGCCGAGATCAAGGCATCCGGCGATTTCCACCTGATGCTGGCGGAAATTTCGGGCAACGCCATCATGCAGCGTTTCATGGAGGAGCTCGTCGCCCGCTCATCCCTCGTCATCGCGCTCTACGGCCAGTCGACCGCTTCCAGTTGCGGCCATTCCGAACATGGCGACATCATCTCGGCGATCGAAGGCAACGAACTCGACCGCGCCTGTCGGCTGATGCTGCATCACATCGCCCATATCGAGTCCGATCTTGACCTGCGCGAACGCAAGAGCCTCGGTCTCAAGGAAGCCTTCGAACTCTGA
- a CDS encoding LuxR family transcriptional regulator, whose product MIENTYSDKFEPAFEQIKAATNVDAAIRILQAEYGLDFVTYHLAQTIASKIDSPFVRTTYPDAWVSRYLLNSYVKVDPIVKQGFERQLPFDWSEVEPTPEAYAMLVDAQKHGIGGNGYSIPVADKAQRRALLSLNARIPADDWAELVRRCRNEWIEIAHLIHRKAVYELHGENDPVPTLSPREIECLHWTALGKDYKDISVILGISEHTTRDYLKTARFKLGCATISAAASRAVQLRIINP is encoded by the coding sequence ATGATCGAGAATACCTACAGCGACAAGTTCGAACCCGCTTTCGAACAGATCAAGGCCGCAACCAATGTGGATGCCGCCATCCGTATTCTCCAGGCGGAATATGGCCTCGATTTCGTGACTTACCATCTCGCCCAGACGATCGCGAGCAAGATCGATTCCCCCTTCGTGCGCACCACCTATCCGGATGCCTGGGTCTCCCGCTACCTCTTGAACAGCTATGTGAAGGTCGATCCGATCGTCAAGCAGGGCTTCGAGCGCCAGCTGCCCTTCGATTGGAGCGAGGTCGAGCCGACGCCGGAAGCCTATGCCATGCTGGTCGACGCCCAGAAGCACGGCATCGGCGGCAACGGCTATTCCATTCCCGTCGCCGACAAGGCGCAGCGCCGCGCGCTCCTGTCGCTGAACGCCCGCATTCCGGCCGACGACTGGGCCGAGCTCGTGCGCCGCTGCCGCAATGAATGGATTGAGATCGCCCATCTGATCCACCGCAAGGCCGTTTATGAGCTGCATGGCGAGAACGATCCGGTGCCGACATTGTCGCCGCGCGAGATCGAGTGCCTGCACTGGACGGCGCTCGGCAAGGATTACAAGGATATCTCGGTCATATTGGGCATATCGGAGCACACGACGCGCGACTACCTGAAAACTGCCCGCTTCAAGCTCGGCTGCGCCACGATTTCGGCCGCGGCCTCGCGGGCCGTGCAATTGCGCATCATCAATCCCTGA
- a CDS encoding PotD/PotF family extracellular solute-binding protein gives MTTETTSTKAEKGLSRRTLLKTGAAAVGAIAGSGAISGFPTIWAKTNITLRQFGTGVSNINAIAEKCKADLGITLEMTATDSDAAAQRAVTQPDSYDIADIEYWIAKKVFPTGVLQPMDVKKLKYYDKIVPLFINGKLKPDSVIAQGTAPHTVGFVEAQGAKKFAKEPTQWMTMVPTIYNADTLGIRPDLVGRDITSWADIMDPKFKGKTSILNIPSIGIMDAAMIMEAMGNIKYADKGNMTKEEIDKTIEFLIKAKGDGQFRAFWKSFDESVNLMASGEVVIQSMWSPAVAAVRSKGIACKYQPLKEGYRAWGGGLGLASHLKGAQLDAAYEYINWYTSGWVGGYLNRQGYYSACMETAKNFMTADEWGYWIEGKPAQGDILSPEGKVMEKAGAVRDGGSFEARMGAVACWNSVMDEDRYMVRRWNEFIAA, from the coding sequence ATGACGACTGAAACGACATCGACCAAGGCGGAAAAGGGTCTTTCCCGCCGCACGCTCTTGAAGACGGGTGCTGCCGCCGTCGGCGCCATCGCCGGCTCCGGAGCTATCTCCGGCTTTCCCACCATCTGGGCGAAGACGAACATCACGCTTCGCCAGTTCGGCACCGGCGTTTCCAACATCAATGCCATCGCTGAAAAGTGCAAAGCTGACCTCGGCATCACGCTGGAGATGACGGCGACTGATTCCGACGCCGCGGCCCAGCGTGCCGTCACCCAGCCCGACAGCTACGATATCGCCGACATCGAATACTGGATCGCCAAGAAGGTGTTTCCAACAGGCGTGCTGCAGCCGATGGACGTCAAGAAGCTCAAATATTACGACAAGATCGTGCCGCTGTTCATCAACGGCAAGCTGAAGCCGGACAGCGTCATCGCCCAGGGCACTGCGCCACATACGGTCGGCTTCGTCGAGGCGCAGGGCGCCAAAAAGTTCGCCAAGGAGCCGACGCAGTGGATGACGATGGTTCCCACCATCTACAATGCCGACACGCTCGGCATCCGCCCCGATCTCGTCGGCCGAGACATTACCAGCTGGGCCGACATCATGGATCCGAAGTTCAAGGGCAAGACTTCGATCCTCAACATCCCGTCGATCGGCATCATGGATGCGGCGATGATCATGGAAGCCATGGGCAACATCAAATATGCCGACAAGGGCAACATGACCAAGGAGGAGATCGACAAGACGATCGAATTCCTGATCAAGGCCAAAGGCGACGGCCAGTTCCGCGCCTTCTGGAAGAGCTTCGACGAGTCGGTCAACCTCATGGCCTCGGGCGAAGTCGTCATCCAGTCGATGTGGTCGCCGGCCGTCGCCGCCGTCCGCTCCAAGGGCATCGCCTGCAAGTATCAGCCGCTCAAGGAAGGTTACCGCGCCTGGGGCGGCGGCCTCGGCCTCGCCTCGCATCTCAAGGGGGCACAACTCGATGCGGCGTACGAATATATCAACTGGTATACGTCGGGCTGGGTCGGTGGCTACCTCAACCGCCAGGGCTACTATTCTGCCTGCATGGAGACGGCCAAGAACTTCATGACGGCAGACGAATGGGGTTACTGGATCGAAGGCAAGCCGGCACAGGGCGATATCCTCTCGCCCGAAGGCAAGGTCATGGAGAAGGCCGGCGCTGTGCGCGACGGCGGCTCCTTCGAAGCCCGCATGGGCGCGGTCGCCTGCTGGAACTCGGTCATGGACGAAGACCGCTACATGGTCCGCCGCTGGAACGAGTTCATCGCGGCGTAA
- a CDS encoding acyl-homoserine-lactone synthase, with protein sequence MFVIIQAHEYQKHAAVLEQMFRLRKKVFADQLGWDVPVIGPYERDSYDSLSPAYLVWCNDSRTRLYGGMRLMPTTGPTLLYDVFRETFPAAADLVAPGIWEGTRMCIDEEAIAKDFPNIDAGRAFSMMLLALCECALDHGIHTMISNYEPYLKRVYKRAGAEVEELGRADGYGKYPVCCGAFEVSDRVLRKMRAALGLTLPLYVRHVPARSVVTQFLEMAA encoded by the coding sequence ATGTTCGTTATCATTCAGGCACATGAGTATCAGAAACACGCCGCCGTACTCGAGCAGATGTTCCGCCTGCGAAAGAAGGTCTTCGCCGACCAGCTCGGCTGGGACGTTCCTGTCATCGGCCCTTACGAACGCGACAGCTACGATTCGCTTTCACCGGCCTACCTCGTCTGGTGCAACGACAGCCGCACCCGCCTTTATGGCGGCATGCGGCTGATGCCGACGACCGGTCCGACGCTTCTCTACGACGTCTTCCGTGAGACCTTTCCAGCTGCCGCCGATCTCGTCGCCCCGGGCATCTGGGAAGGCACGCGCATGTGCATCGACGAGGAGGCGATCGCCAAGGATTTCCCCAATATCGATGCCGGGCGCGCCTTCTCGATGATGCTGCTGGCGCTTTGCGAATGCGCGCTCGACCACGGCATCCATACGATGATTTCCAACTACGAACCCTATCTCAAGCGCGTCTACAAACGCGCAGGCGCCGAAGTGGAAGAACTCGGCCGCGCCGACGGCTACGGCAAGTATCCCGTCTGCTGCGGCGCCTTCGAAGTGTCGGACCGCGTGCTGCGCAAGATGCGCGCCGCCCTCGGCCTGACCCTACCCCTTTATGTCAGACATGTTCCGGCCCGCTCGGTCGTGACGCAATTCCTGGAGATGGCAGCATGA
- a CDS encoding SIMPL domain-containing protein, with product MAPIFSKTLVMTALLALPLGSAAPALAQEAKPREAVISVTGDGESSLAPDMAVVNLAVVKQAKTAREALDENNKAMNDVLKALKDGGIAERDLQTSGFSIQPQFNYPQPVDGQQQQPQLIGYQTINSVTVRLRDLSKLGQVIDQSVTLGINQGGDIQFTNDKPEAALEEARKNAVAEAVKKAKTLSEAAGVKLGRIIEINENEPRPLPQPAYRATMMKEADAAVPVQGGENNYTVSVTVTFAIEQ from the coding sequence ATGGCGCCGATTTTTTCCAAGACACTTGTGATGACTGCCCTTCTTGCTCTGCCGCTCGGCAGCGCCGCGCCTGCATTGGCGCAGGAGGCAAAGCCGCGTGAGGCGGTGATTTCGGTGACTGGCGATGGCGAATCGTCCTTGGCGCCGGACATGGCGGTCGTCAATCTCGCCGTCGTCAAGCAGGCGAAGACCGCCCGTGAAGCGCTCGATGAGAACAACAAGGCGATGAACGACGTGCTGAAGGCGCTGAAGGACGGCGGAATCGCCGAGCGCGATCTGCAGACCTCCGGCTTCTCCATCCAGCCGCAGTTCAATTATCCGCAGCCGGTCGACGGCCAGCAGCAGCAGCCGCAGCTGATCGGCTACCAGACGATCAACTCGGTTACCGTGCGCCTGCGCGACCTTTCCAAGCTCGGCCAGGTGATCGACCAATCCGTTACCCTCGGCATCAACCAGGGCGGCGACATCCAGTTCACCAACGACAAGCCGGAGGCGGCGCTCGAAGAGGCGCGCAAGAACGCCGTCGCCGAAGCCGTCAAGAAGGCGAAAACGCTGAGCGAAGCCGCCGGCGTCAAGCTCGGCCGTATCATCGAAATCAACGAGAATGAGCCGCGCCCGCTGCCGCAGCCCGCTTATCGCGCCACGATGATGAAGGAAGCCGACGCTGCCGTTCCCGTCCAGGGCGGCGAGAACAATTACACTGTCAGCGTCACCGTGACCTTCGCCATTGAGCAGTAA
- a CDS encoding glycosyltransferase family A protein, giving the protein MLSCTEEDRRGTTNSDQTLVSVVIPAFNASIYIERTLRSALRQTYTVLEIIVVNDGSTDDTAKLVAQIAMSDSRIRLLSTPNRGVAAARNTGIEASSGRFVAFLDADDLWHRTKIEKQVNALNRLSSRWAAVYAQHCLINEDDEIIRPGTSHVARGYIYARHLSFKYVGNGSALLVRRNVALEIGGFDSSYAATGIGGCEDLDFELRLAARYCIEVVPEQLVGYRQHPGSMSSNHLRMGKGALEVVRRSLAANPHLPRYVVRSAIDATQKFAFWEFRQDRRTYLSLVTIGVILRIDPCYVVRLVLQKGLRGIQHCLRLRTSTAGGEDPPRRNRSKFDEQIVPSFLECTKETPRLRRHLTRLTAVDVILNQLFAPSERSLTRTKVE; this is encoded by the coding sequence ATGCTGTCATGTACAGAGGAGGATCGACGAGGGACCACTAATTCTGACCAGACCTTGGTCTCTGTGGTCATCCCGGCCTTCAACGCTTCCATCTATATTGAGCGCACGCTTCGGTCCGCCCTGCGCCAGACCTACACTGTCCTGGAGATTATTGTCGTCAACGACGGCTCCACAGACGACACGGCAAAACTCGTCGCGCAGATAGCGATGTCGGATTCGCGGATCCGCCTCCTGTCCACGCCTAACCGCGGTGTCGCGGCCGCAAGGAATACGGGCATCGAGGCATCATCAGGTCGATTTGTGGCATTCCTCGACGCCGACGATCTCTGGCACCGGACGAAAATCGAAAAACAGGTGAACGCTCTCAACCGGTTGTCCTCGCGGTGGGCTGCGGTCTACGCGCAGCATTGCCTCATCAACGAGGACGACGAAATTATTCGCCCTGGCACTTCCCATGTCGCAAGAGGATATATCTATGCCCGGCATCTGTCTTTTAAGTACGTGGGCAATGGAAGCGCGCTTCTCGTCCGGCGAAACGTTGCGCTTGAGATTGGTGGATTTGATAGCTCATATGCAGCAACGGGTATCGGAGGCTGCGAAGACCTTGATTTCGAGCTCAGGCTCGCGGCACGCTACTGCATCGAAGTCGTTCCCGAGCAGCTGGTGGGATACCGACAGCATCCCGGCAGCATGTCTTCCAATCACCTGCGAATGGGCAAAGGTGCTCTGGAAGTCGTCAGGCGTTCGCTGGCCGCAAATCCGCACCTCCCCCGATACGTGGTTCGAAGTGCAATCGACGCCACGCAAAAATTTGCGTTCTGGGAATTCCGACAAGATCGGAGAACATATCTGTCACTCGTGACCATTGGAGTGATTTTACGAATCGACCCCTGTTACGTGGTTCGGCTCGTGCTTCAGAAGGGTCTGCGCGGGATACAACACTGTCTTCGTCTCCGGACGAGCACCGCAGGCGGTGAAGATCCACCGCGAAGGAACAGGTCGAAATTCGACGAACAAATTGTCCCTTCGTTTCTTGAATGCACAAAGGAGACGCCGCGGTTAAGACGTCACCTGACGCGGCTGACCGCGGTGGATGTAATTCTGAATCAACTGTTTGCCCCGAGCGAACGGAGCCTGACGCGGACGAAGGTGGAATGA
- a CDS encoding response regulator has protein sequence MTSNSAVVLIVEDEPLIRFNILDVLEDVGHVALEAANADEALVVLKGRQDIDILFTDVNMAGSMDGIQLAKRVRAMRPNIGIIITSGMVRLDPMALPANTAFLPKPYLHDTLIAAIDSLMA, from the coding sequence ATGACTTCGAACAGTGCCGTGGTGCTCATCGTGGAGGATGAGCCGCTGATCCGGTTCAATATCCTCGATGTGCTGGAGGACGTCGGTCATGTGGCGCTGGAGGCGGCGAATGCGGATGAGGCGCTGGTGGTGCTGAAGGGGCGGCAGGATATCGATATCCTGTTCACTGACGTCAACATGGCCGGTTCGATGGATGGCATCCAGCTTGCCAAGCGGGTGAGGGCGATGCGGCCGAATATCGGCATCATTATCACCTCCGGCATGGTGCGGCTCGATCCGATGGCGCTGCCCGCCAATACCGCCTTCCTGCCCAAGCCCTATCTGCACGACACGCTGATTGCGGCGATCGATTCCCTGATGGCATAA
- a CDS encoding outer membrane protein, translated as MKLTIATTFLALAATTAFAADAVQDVPTAPVAAAPVFTWSGPYLGIDGGASWLNGDFSAGGASDSQDFNGGVFGAFAGYNFQFDNNIVVGIEGNLEYNWNEEEALGADVGTDWAGAVRGRVGYAFDRALLYGAAGWTAARGYVDLPGFDKETETFNGYTVGAGVDFAITNNIFARGEYRYNDFGEKDILGVDVDLNQHELKFGIGVKF; from the coding sequence ATGAAGCTCACGATCGCCACAACTTTTCTAGCACTTGCCGCAACGACCGCCTTTGCAGCGGATGCCGTGCAGGATGTCCCGACCGCACCTGTTGCGGCTGCGCCAGTTTTTACCTGGTCGGGCCCATATCTCGGAATCGATGGCGGCGCCAGTTGGCTAAACGGTGACTTCAGCGCCGGCGGCGCCAGCGATTCCCAGGATTTCAACGGTGGCGTCTTCGGTGCATTTGCGGGTTACAATTTCCAGTTCGACAACAACATCGTAGTCGGCATCGAGGGCAACCTCGAATACAACTGGAACGAAGAGGAAGCGCTGGGGGCGGATGTCGGCACCGATTGGGCCGGTGCAGTTCGTGGTCGTGTCGGCTACGCCTTTGACAGAGCGCTGCTTTATGGCGCGGCCGGTTGGACCGCTGCGCGTGGATACGTTGACCTGCCGGGATTCGATAAGGAAACGGAGACCTTCAACGGCTACACTGTCGGCGCTGGCGTCGACTTTGCCATCACCAACAACATCTTCGCCCGTGGCGAGTATCGGTATAATGACTTCGGCGAGAAAGACATTCTCGGCGTTGATGTCGACCTCAACCAGCACGAACTCAAGTTCGGAATCGGTGTGAAGTTCTAA
- a CDS encoding ABC transporter permease — translation MNHEKRGLEFYLLATFFVLFVLFLYGPLSAILILSFQGPDGGLTFPMNGISTHWFFNLFEKQAVGDFGASFRRSFTLGLMVMVVTVVVSLLAGLAFRRRFRGSTALFYATVASLVVPSIIISLGIGVVFQEGGLKPAWYSSAFGAHLTWTLPFGVLIMFAVFNRFSPAYEEAARDLGATSWQTFRHVVLPMIAPSLIGVGLFGFTLSYDEFARTLMTSGSYNTLPLEIYGMTTNVTTPVLYALGTVTTLFSFTIILIALGIMTMLGRRQAKID, via the coding sequence ATGAACCACGAAAAACGCGGCCTCGAATTCTATCTGCTGGCGACCTTCTTCGTCCTCTTCGTGCTGTTCCTCTACGGCCCGCTCTCGGCGATCCTCATCCTCTCCTTCCAGGGACCGGACGGCGGCCTGACCTTCCCGATGAACGGGATTTCCACCCATTGGTTCTTCAACCTGTTCGAAAAGCAGGCGGTCGGCGATTTCGGCGCCTCGTTCCGTCGCTCCTTCACCCTCGGGCTGATGGTGATGGTGGTAACCGTCGTCGTGTCGCTGCTGGCCGGCCTTGCCTTCCGCCGCCGTTTCCGCGGATCGACGGCGCTGTTCTACGCCACGGTCGCAAGCCTCGTCGTGCCGTCGATCATCATTTCGCTCGGCATCGGCGTCGTCTTTCAGGAGGGCGGTCTCAAGCCCGCATGGTATTCCTCGGCCTTCGGGGCGCATCTGACCTGGACGCTGCCCTTCGGCGTGCTGATCATGTTTGCCGTCTTCAACCGTTTCTCGCCCGCTTACGAGGAAGCGGCCCGCGATCTTGGCGCCACCTCCTGGCAGACGTTCCGGCATGTCGTGCTGCCGATGATCGCCCCGAGCCTGATCGGCGTCGGGCTGTTCGGCTTCACGCTTTCCTATGACGAATTCGCGCGCACATTGATGACGTCGGGCAGCTACAATACGCTGCCGCTCGAAATCTACGGCATGACGACCAATGTCACGACGCCGGTGCTCTATGCACTCGGCACGGTGACGACGCTGTTTTCCTTCACCATCATTCTCATTGCGCTCGGCATCATGACGATGCTGGGGCGGCGGCAGGCAAAGATAGACTGA
- a CDS encoding ABC transporter permease, which yields MAAIVSEQTDQASRPANRHTFRLSPSAISYLQATPLIAILGFFFLLPIAMIAVVSFWDYDFAGLYPAFLTMNYTDTLGSWVTWKTYLNTLKFTAIVWALTLVIGFWVAYFLAFHIRKTSTQMILFLVCTVPFMTSNIIRMISWIPVLGRNGLVNSALIKMGIVPQPIEWLLYSDFAVVLAMVHLYTLFMVTPIFNTLMRIDRSLFEAARDAGASGWQVLWNVVIPLAKPGMAIGTIFVVTLVMADFSTVQVMSGGQSASVALMMKNQMSLLQYPAAAANAVVLLAVVLMMVAAILRVVDIRKEL from the coding sequence ATGGCGGCGATCGTTTCAGAGCAGACGGATCAGGCTTCGCGGCCGGCGAACCGCCATACCTTCCGCCTCTCCCCCTCGGCCATCTCCTATCTCCAGGCGACGCCGCTCATCGCCATCCTCGGTTTCTTCTTCCTGCTACCGATCGCAATGATCGCTGTCGTCAGCTTCTGGGACTACGACTTCGCCGGCCTCTATCCCGCTTTCCTCACCATGAACTACACCGACACGCTCGGTTCATGGGTGACGTGGAAGACCTATCTCAACACGCTGAAATTCACCGCCATCGTCTGGGCGCTGACGCTGGTCATCGGCTTCTGGGTCGCCTATTTCCTGGCCTTCCACATCCGCAAGACCTCGACGCAGATGATCCTCTTCCTCGTCTGCACGGTGCCGTTCATGACCTCGAACATCATCCGCATGATCTCCTGGATCCCGGTGCTCGGGCGCAATGGCCTGGTCAATTCGGCGCTGATCAAGATGGGCATCGTTCCGCAGCCGATCGAATGGCTGCTCTATTCCGATTTCGCCGTCGTGCTCGCCATGGTGCATCTCTATACGCTGTTCATGGTGACGCCGATCTTCAACACGCTGATGCGTATCGACCGGTCGCTGTTCGAGGCGGCCCGCGATGCCGGCGCCTCCGGCTGGCAGGTGCTCTGGAACGTGGTCATTCCGCTTGCCAAGCCCGGCATGGCGATCGGCACGATCTTCGTGGTCACGTTGGTGATGGCCGACTTCTCGACGGTGCAGGTGATGTCCGGCGGCCAGAGCGCCTCGGTGGCGCTGATGATGAAGAACCAGATGTCGTTGCTGCAATATCCGGCCGCCGCCGCCAATGCCGTGGTGCTGCTTGCGGTGGTGCTCATGATGGTCGCCGCCATCCTGCGTGTCGTCGATATCCGCAAGGAGCTTTGA